In Cryptomeria japonica chromosome 5, Sugi_1.0, whole genome shotgun sequence, the genomic window gtgctgactccatggataagttcaggccaatcagtttatgcaactctttttataagataatttccaaggtcctaaCCTCTAGAATCTTGAAAGTTCTTCCATCTTTGATCagtcatcagcaaaatggttttgtgcctGGCAGaaaaattcttgattccatcataactgtccatgagaacatccattcccttgttatggctAAGAAACAGGGTTTTATTCTCAAGCTTGATCTTTCTAAGGTCTATGATCGAGTTGATTGGTCCTTCCTCATGAAGGTCCTTTTGACTTTTGGCTTCTCTTtcaaatgtgtggacctcttcaagcagCTTATCTCTTCTGCCTCCTTTGTTGTTCTTATTAACGGATCTCCCTCCTTCTTCTTTAAAGCCTCGAGAGGATTGAGACAaggagaccccatctcccctattATTTTCATAATTATGGTTGAATtttttggtaggtccatggaaagcatggtgactagtggtatttttaaaggtctccaaccctcCTCCGCAGATCATACTTGctcccaccagcaatttgtggatgataccatcattatgggggaCTAAAGCATTTCAGAAGCCAAAATCCCAAAGGATATTCTTTCCAAGTTTGTGTCTGCTTCTAGCCAACTTATCAattgggttaaaagtgaagtgtttttcatcaacacccctGAGCAAAGATAACATAGAATTAGCAAAATTCTGGAATGCCAGATTGCTGATCTCCCTGCTACCTACCTAGGCCCCCCCCTAAGCATTGCTCCacttgattccttttggagttctttagtggataaatttcaaagaaagcttgttgGTTGGAAAGGTGCTCTCCTAAGTCAGGCTGGTAAGCTACAACTTCTTAAATCATCCCTTCAAAGAATTCCTATATATGCCCTCAGCCTCTTTAGAATTCTTGTCAAGTTTGCGGATgctattgaaaaaattaaaaaaaaaattctttggtctggggtagaggaaaagaaaagaatggcattagtggcttgggacaaggtttgtagacCGAAAAAAAAAGTGTTTTGGGACTGAGGAGAATCCGGACCCTCAACGAAGCTCTTTTGTCTTAACATATCTAGAGATTGTTTCACTCTgacagtgaatggtgtaaaatttggagaatTAAGTatcctcttctatcttcttctttgttcTCTTTCATTAATTCTAATTTTAGTATCAATGGGtcccacatttggaatcatgcctctaagtgtaaagacaacattgctaaaggggtgaaatggagagttggaaatggtagaaaagttagattttgggaagatccctgGTTGTTTGATAAGCCTTTGATGGAAATCCCTAATTGGGCCCCTAATGTTGTCCCTTGTAAAAGAATCTTCATTTCCTTGGTTGGGGGGTATTGGATAGGTGACAAATGGCAGAACATAGAAGATATTCACCCTGACCTCATCAATCTTAAGAAACACCTATCTTCTACTTGGTTGAACAATGTGGAAGATACTCTTATTTGGAAACTCAAACCCAAAGGTGACATTATTGTTTCTTCTATGTATGGAGTGTTATCTTCGGTCCCCTTAGAGAACCCCTTCTAGTTTAAGGCTTGGATAAAGGGTCTTATCCCAAAGATCAGTATTTTCTACTGGACTATTCTCCAAAACAAAATTTTAACCTTAGACAATCTAAAGGTCAGAGGTTTTATTTTCCCAAATAGGTGTGTTCTTTGTCTTGAGAAGGAAGAATTtgtggaccatttggctatccactaTTCCTTCACTGCTACTATTTGGGAAATTTTTCTTAAGAAGTTTTGTATGGAATGGGTATTTCCTAACTCTATCCAAgaattgttccattcttggagttattattggtctaatccctctttgagatctttgtggcagctctctctccctcacatcctgtgggggatCTATAAAGAAAGAAACAACCGCATCTTCAGGGAAACTTCTCTCACCTAGGTTAttgtctttcaaaaaattcaaagggctattgtggagaacTTTAGGATCATTGGAGAACCATGCAATTCTGCCAACCCCATGGAAAAGAACAGGTCAATGCTAGTGAGAAACCCCCCCTGCAAATCCTCCTACCAAAggtttgaaagggtttgtggatacccttaattagttaattaatagtcacaagaaagttgtggaggataatcTGAAGTTGAGCCACAGGGTTCAAATTCTGGAAACAATTAGTATTGGAGATGGTAAATCTATGACTGAATATGTTGAGGACTTGAGTAAAACTATTGCCAGAGCTGAAGAGATTAGAGATTGCTTCAACCTTAGGTTCGAGCATGTggaaaaggccttggaagagataAAAACCAATGTCAATACAATGGACCAGAGAATGGTGGAAACTGACagcaaattcaacaaaattgaaaactaCCTCAGAAGCATTACTGACCAAAGCCTTAACATTTTGAAGGCCTTGGCAACCAACACCAAAACTCTCATCAGCAAGCTAGAGAATGATAAGGATTCCTTGGAGCTGGAGCCTGACAAAGAAGGTATGGGAGAGGTGCAAGGATCCAAAATGAGAACCAGAGGCAAGAAGAAGGAGTCAAAGACCAATAAGGAAATTGAAGAACTCAAAGCTGTGTCGGCAAACTATGACATGCTGGTTTCTAAGGCGGCTAATCTAATTAAGTCCTTGTAGTTGTTTGTTGTTTTGATCTTTTATCTGGTCTTTTTTCttagttgttcctttcttttgttgtttgttcGGTTCACTGGCCTTTGTGCTAGCCTTTTGTATGTTGTTTTATTGTTGGTCTTGTTGCTCTATGCTGAACTATCTTATGATCtaatgttaaaggtttcaggtccttaaaacctatttttcatattaatcagaacaaacgggaaagaaagacaaaaataaacaaaaacgaaccttgatccatagtgttggAACGTGctattcatgggaaaataagacctagttttttttttaaaactttttttgacaggcaccgcgtacgcggttcttttgggattattagtgcatgctcattttcctataagtagtgcgtatgcgataatttcaaattttagaaccgcgtacgcgctgcttgtttttccatattttttttgggtggtgtctacttttttgaccaccatctttgtgcacatacccatgtGTTTTGTGCTGAACCAGAACTAtagcatttgttgatgctattaaatagttcaaaccctcttgtatctttttaatcattttgtaaggtagtgagccttctaggttgtagcccttacttgtaattgagcagtgagctctaggcagtgtgcctgaatgcatgtgcattccccttatgtaatatttttatacttctaatagagtatattaatattgtgggtatgaatcccaccgtggtttttcccttaaccaggcttccacgtaaaaatcttggtgttatggtgttgctaatCTTGGCTTTGTGATTCTGCACTCTATTTTTTTTCATTTGCAGTAAGTGGTTGAAAGATCAGGTTATTACAGTTAAAAATTtctgaacactgattcacccccccctctcagtgttcccttgATTTCAACAAGATATCATTTTTTCATAATTTATAATAGGTGGGACAAAGCCAATTTAAATTGTGTCTGAATCTCTCATTCATGCGAAATTAGATAAACCTCAATTAGCAAACCAAAAAAACCTTAATCTAACAAACCAAAGAAGTCTCAATTTAAAAAAGCTAAAGAAACATCAATGATTTTACATATAAAGATCACATAAGAATTATAACTTATGATCATATAACTATGAATATAATTTTATAAACAAATACTATTAAATAATAAACTAAACTACTTCCCACATTTCTCAATGTTGTTTTGTTAAAAATGTCAAAAAAACATATTACATGAGAAAAATTTTGACAATTAAAAAACAATTGAAAGCAAAGAGCACAACTATCACAACACTAATCATTTTCTTGTATTAGTTCCTACTAAGAGAACTATAGGGAAGAGACTATATTTTATTAGTTAAACAAatcataaatcaatttttttttctatttaaaaaataattgtcTTTGTTAAAGTAAGATGCAAGATTTTTaacttaaaaatatttcaaaatcatTTATCACTGATATCATTGGTCTAAAATTTTAAGCGACATGGACAAATGATAGACatgaataatttttttatgatttatttccaAATTTATCTTGACAATTTTTCTAGTTTGTGGGATTGGCATAATCTTGTGGCATTTGCAAAATCTATTTTCAATCTAATTGTAATGTTTGCATAAATCTTATACTTGGTTCAGAATTTTTTTTAGAGCACAAAATATATTGGTAGAAGGGTTTTAGTAAGCCAAAAAAACAAATATAATTAATAAGAACATAGTATTAATCAAATTAGCAGAATGAACAAAATGTGTTGCAAGTATAAATTGTGAGGATATTTGATTGTGTgagccaaaagaaaaaataaaaatgcatgaaAGCCTACTTTATTTTTCTGAAAAATTACTAAATTTTTTCATTGAACTCCATTATGTTATAAAACTATGGTTGATTTTGTATAGTAAATTCATtgaaaaatttaatattaatttaaatacatTTGTTAACCCCAAATCCTTTTCTTATCTACTATCTATTAAGGTGACATAATttgcattaatatatatattttttttggaaatttagtACAGTTAAAAGAATTCTAAAATATAAAatagattttagttttatttttttactcatttaataattattttgttaaattataataatatttatataaataaataaattataatgtgTCATATAATAGTTGATTTAAAGTAttgttattataatatttaattgtcACTATTGCTAATTATATAATCAAATTTTATTAAATGTTAGTATGTTTGAGAATCAATTGATTCACCAACCCAAATAACAAATCAAGATGCTAAGTCATTTTCAATAGTAGTGTAAATAGACATAGTTACAAATGAGGCAAGGTTAGACCCTCATttgacataccttcttctttgATAGCCTATTCCAACGCCCACTCCAAGTAATAACCACATGTCAGGGCATTGGTGTCAAAGATAGTCACAACATAGCTAGTGATTTAGAACATGGTCGATGGTTCCATGCCTAATGTGATTTTGATTGGATTAGTGTTGCTCTTAATTTGGATCTAAATCAAAGAACAAAATTGTCCTACTAGCATTTGATAGGAACTTCACAACAATGCAAACTTGTTAATCTTGTTAACCATTAAAAAAATGTTTATCCACCGATAAAAATTAATATCACAGTGATTTAGAAAGAGTTTTAATATTTATGTGTACCATTTGCATTACAAAAGAATATCATTTGCAAATAATAAAAAGAGAAGTCTTGTTAGGACTACCAAGGTCACTAGAAAGAGGACATAATTACACTCTTTTGGATAAAGAAAATCTAGGCAATTAGGGGAAGAACACTAGTAGACgttatagttccaataaccgttcactccttgcacactcaaacccccaattactaactttagagaaacccaaaaaataataactaaaagcccattaataaatttcacatgtaccaatagccaccaACTTTAGCTCTAGTAGTTatcatttttggaccataattggcccatttgtgcacctttattggtacccatagtacACTACTACtaagcatttgtgcataagtattgacaattttaagtgcacgGTTATTGGGGCATCATTAAGTAGGTAttggcgacactttgaaatgtgtatttttttacTCTTACGCACATAACGGATCCCACAACATACGTCATTACTACTCCATGCTAAAAGTATAGCTATAAACAATTAAATCGCACACAAAGACAACTTAAAAATCCTCAAAATTGAATATACTGTTTAAGATATATAAATGACTCCGTGCCAAAATAATTATGCCGAGagacatctacaatgacatcaaaatgtctgtaaacaaaaaatcaattttgaaacaatttaacgtacaaatgatgggtaaatgcatgaaatgtgccatttttggTTTTTGTGGAGTTGTTATTTTATTGCTCCAAATAAAAGAGAACccttgccacttgtctccaactatatgaaaccattacagtcaaatgatagtggaagagtacCATAGTATTTAAAAGGGAAGAATCAATAAAAACTAGTGTTGAGAGGTTAGTGGAGGAGTGGGCTTAGCATTGTGAGTATATGATGATTCTAAATTCCAGGTTCATGTTGTCGTCTTAAATAATGCTagtacatacttaagcaactctatTATATTGTTGCAATCCTCAtattcccttctattataagatatctctctgcataatttacctatattttttaaatatagatatactagtagtTATAAACAATTAAATCGCACACAAAGACAACtaaaaaatcctcaaaattgaaTATACAGTTTAAGATATATAGATACACAAAGTTAACTAGGACACTTTCCCTAATGAAAGCCACCATCTTATGCCTAACTAAACATTGCCCCACTTCCCTGCATCCTCGGGAAAAACGTGGACCAAACAGTTCTTAATTTACAATATTTATCTGATTCCATTCAAAACATTTATGTTTGATTCCAATTAAAAATCTTGAAGTTGATTCCTCCTACCTTTTGTCTGTTCATTGGTTGACAAAAAATGCGTAAATATTAATCTTTGTGGGTTCCTCGTGTTCGAAGCCGGCCACAAGTGCCTCTGCTCTTGGAGAGTTGGGAAGATTTCTGAAACTCTAAGATGGCCCAGCAGGCTTTTCTCCTTCAATCTTCTCCAATCTCCTCCCAGCCCCATTCACGTTGGGGTTTTCTGCTCATTTTATCCCTTCTATTCAATGCCCTGTGTCTGGTAATAATCGGAAAACACGGGCAACTGCTAAACAGGGGCAGCAAGACAGAGAATTTGCAGAGTCTCGGGTGGAGCAGAAAAGCTGCGGAGGAAGCCGAGGCGGCAGCACAGTATTCTTGCTCTGGCCATGGATAcgtctttgttgatactttccggCGGAATCAAGACGGAACTCCTGTTTGCGAGTGTAATGAGTGCTATTTGGGACCGGATTGCTCTGAAATCGATCCCAATTGTGTGGCAAACGCAGATAGGTCAGATTTTATTCTTTGCTTTTGGAATTTCTTGTTTCAATCTTAAATTTCTGAATTTGGCAAAGCTTTGGTAAGTCTGTGAGCTCATAACTGTCTGTGTTTTGCGGGCTTTTCTGTGAAAATCCTTTTTTGGGCACAGAAGTCCGATGTTTTTAGTGAGATGCTAATTTGCTGGCTTTTCCGTAGAAACCCTTTCTGTACCAGAAAAGTTTGTTGTTTTTACTGTAATGCTAATTTGCGGGCTTTTCTATAAATACTCTTTCTTTACCACAAAAGCCTGTTTTTAGTGTAATGGTAAATCTACTCTCATACAGCTTTGTTTCATGAGACTTTTCTTTGAAAGAAACTGCCTTCTATAAATAAAACCACAAGATCAATTATATCACAAATCTAGTATAATTCTCTGAAAACTAATCTTCCTCCACACCTTTTAGATCTATAGATTCAACTGTATTTCATATTGATTGATTTGGATCATTTCGATCTGGCTCCAAAGTCAAAGGGAAAAAAACCCCTTTTTATCTGTGTTGACTCTGGCTATTCGAAGTATTTATTGTAATCCTGAAGGAATTTTTGTGCTACAGTGGAGATCCTGGGTTTCTGGAGCCATTCTGGATGGCAAATTCTGAGGCAGGAGCAACTGTTGTACCTGCCTGGTATAGGATGAGCTATCGCATTAAAGACGGCTCGGCGGCAATGTTTTCCCCTGAATTAGAGGAACAGATTCGTGCCATTCATGCGCTCGTAGGCAACGCTGTTACAGAAGAAAGATATATCGTGCTCGGAACGGGTTCCATGCAGCTCATCAATGCCGCAATTAACAGCCTTTCTCCAACACAGTCTTCAAACCCGGCACAAGTAGTAGCAGCTGTGCCATATTACGGGGTAATTTCTCAAATCATCTCCATGAAGAAATTCTATTTCAATCGTTCACAGAATTTCTCTTTATTTTATATCTAGATTTCACTGTCAATAAAATTTACAGAGCTGAAAATTGGAAGATACAGGCAACCTCCAAAGATTTCAcatatttaaataatgaatttggcAAAGTTTACAATTTTCAGATTTACTACAGAAAAATTCTCTGGAAAATTGAAGACATCCTTTCTACCTCTATGTTCAATTTGCAGGCTTACAAAGGGCAGACGGAATTATTCGACTCATCGGACAATTTGTGGACGGGAGACGCGAGGGCTTTTCAAGAGAGGACGAAATCCCTCAACTCAACGACATTCATCGAATTCGTAACTTCTCCAAACAATCCGGATGCTCAGCCGAACGAAGCCGTTTTGAAAGGCAAAAATGTAAAGGCAGTTTACGATCATGCCTATTACTGGCCTCACTTCACTGCAATCTCTCACCCGGTAGACGAAGATATAATGCTTTTCACAATCTCCAAACTTACTGGACATGCAGGCAGCAGGCTAGGGTAAATTATTTCATTCTTCATCTTAGAACCTAAAATTGTCTGGTTTGATAATTTTATACATTGAAAGTCCATTGATACAGGCAGATTCAGTAGGAATCACGAATTAATATGCAAATTTTCTGGAGACTTAATATGCTCCGTATCCTCTGTAGCTTCGTACCAAACGCTGTGCACCGACCCTGTCAGAATTTTTTAACTTGGTTTTCATCCGTACAGACTTCCATTCAACTAATATCGATGGCGATTTTTGCAGATGGGCAATTATCAAGGACTACGACCTATATCAAAAGATGTATCTATACATCCAGTACAATACATTGGGCGTATCTCATGATACACAGTTAAGAGCAACGACATTACTAAAAGCAATAATAAGCGGTTACAAACAGTCCAAGGGGATGAAAGCTTTCAAAACAGATTCAAAGCAGTTGCTTTTCCACTACGCTTACCCTGTTATGAGAAGGCGATGGGAGAGCCTTGAGCGGATTTTTAGCGCGTCTGATCGATTCTCGCTTCAGAATCTGCAACCTCTTTACTGTAACTTTTTCGGAAAAGTCACCGATCCCTCCCCAGGTAAAAGATTAAAGATATCAGACAATCTATAAATCTGATCGCTGTTATTTCTGGATTTGTGTGTCCTAATATTTAGGATTACATTCTACGATCATTCAAAATAATTGTCAATATTTTAGATCACATTTTATTATGTACCAATATTTCGAATTACAGTCCatgatcattaaaaaaaatttgtcAAACCATTTCACATTTCATTATGAAAGGAAAAAAATTTTACCTTTAAAATGAACAGTACTAAGAAAATCAAACTTAACAGAGTGAACTAGAACAGCAAAAACATTTTATTCTGATAAATTTCTGAAAATGAGAATTTTTCAGCATATGCGTGGGTGAAATGCGAGAGGGAGGAAGAGGATTGTGCAGCGGTGTTGGAGAAGGCTGGAATCATTGGTCGTGCCGCAAAAGAATTTGGGGCAGATAAACGTTATGTTCGCTTGAGCTTGCTGAGGCGAGATGATGCTTTTGCTGTGTTCGAGCGTCGTCTTCAAGCTCTTGTTTCTCACAATAAGACTGCACAAGAATCAATGTGAAGACAAATTCATGGGCATAAGACATATCTGGGCcggctgtagctattctggctccaaaacggcatgcCTCTATACATATCTGGGCCGGCCAAATAGCAGGACAGAATAGCAATAACCACCATTTCTGTTTTGTAAATTTAAAAAGAGGCAAGGACATGACAGCAACCATCATTGCTGGTAGTCaagtattttataatttaaaaaatagcaGCAACTACCATTGCTGATAATTATGTTTTGTAAATTTAAAAAGAGGCAAGGACATGACTGCAACTATCATTGCTGGTAATTaagtattttataatttaaaaaatagggCAGGACATAACACCAACTATCGTTGGTGCTATATAAATTATAAATTCAAAGATTGTGCTTGAATGTTTTAGTTGCAATTTAATAAACTGTATTTGAAATGTTCAATTACATTTATTTTTTGCAGTTTTTTAAAGCCGTACAACATGCCATTTTATTATTCGTGCAAGCTACTTGCTATACAATATATTAGTTTATCATTTGCATAAGTTAGTGGGTATAAAAGGGCCAATTTATCCCACCTCAACAAAGAGAATTTTTTATGCTCAAGTTTTCTTTTCGAAATTTTGTATTGGATTTTTGCTTAACTAAGAAGATAGGAGATTGATTTATTAATCTATTTTAATCTTAAATCGAGTGGTTTAAGTCTATTATTGTTAGAGATCTATTAGATTTTATATGTGAATCTagcatttaaatattttttttaatattattttagtttaatctctattcaatttttttttgatatattaaaTTGTTAAATCTTTTATCTTAAGCATCAAAATATTTCAATAGTGTAATGTTTCATAAAACTAATATTGATTGATATCGTTTGAAGTATTGTTTAATATTTAAAGTAATCTTTTAGAACATGTATGTTtatgaaatgatgaaatttgaTTAATGATAGAATTAATATTGGCATGCAAAGAGGCAAAATTCTTCATCGCCATTTCCTTGCTTAGAGTAGTCATCTCCTCAACTTTCTTTTTCACGGCCTCGTGATTTTCCTTCAACTCGTCCATGTCTTTCCTCTCATTCCTCATATTGATATTTGCATCGATTTCTTTAAGTTTCTCCTTCATAAACTCCTAATTTTTTAGTTTTCCTGCCATGTCGTTGGCTGCATTCCAAACCTTCTTGTCTTTTTCTTCCATAGCCCAACTGTCACCATGAGCCTCCACCACTGCTACCAACATGTTCATATTCTTCTTGGCTACATTCAACTAAGAAAGGAGCCAACAAACGACCACATCTTGTCTATTGACGACCTCCACCAACACATTAACTTTATCTATCAGAGCAAGAAAATCTAGCTTGAGGGTAGAAACAACATGGACTGAGGAAAGGGGAACCTAAAGGGGGTGTCAAGGGGGATTTCTTCCCAAAAACAACTAGAGACCAATCTGAACTTGTGAACGAAGAAGAATTAGAATCCTCAAATctctcatcctcctcggagtccaCTAAATCAACTTCCTTAGAAGGAGGAGCAGGGGGATTTTTCTATTTGGCCACACAAAGAGGGTTGAACTAGGTTGGGATTTTTTTAGTCTTAGATGAGAAGGCCAAATTGGGTTCAATCTTAGCAATTTAGGGATTTTAAAAAAGTTCCACCACTAGGTTAGACTCATAAATGGGGCCAAAGGAGATTAAAGG contains:
- the LOC131068754 gene encoding tryptophan aminotransferase-related protein 4, whose product is MAQQAFLLQSSPISSQPHSRWGFLLILSLLFNALCLVIIGKHGQLLNRGSKTENLQSLGWSRKAAEEAEAAAQYSCSGHGYVFVDTFRRNQDGTPVCECNECYLGPDCSEIDPNCVANADSGDPGFLEPFWMANSEAGATVVPAWYRMSYRIKDGSAAMFSPELEEQIRAIHALVGNAVTEERYIVLGTGSMQLINAAINSLSPTQSSNPAQVVAAVPYYGAYKGQTELFDSSDNLWTGDARAFQERTKSLNSTTFIEFVTSPNNPDAQPNEAVLKGKNVKAVYDHAYYWPHFTAISHPVDEDIMLFTISKLTGHAGSRLGWAIIKDYDLYQKMYLYIQYNTLGVSHDTQLRATTLLKAIISGYKQSKGMKAFKTDSKQLLFHYAYPVMRRRWESLERIFSASDRFSLQNLQPLYCNFFGKVTDPSPAYAWVKCEREEEDCAAVLEKAGIIGRAAKEFGADKRYVRLSLLRRDDAFAVFERRLQALVSHNKTAQESM